The following coding sequences are from one Syngnathus acus chromosome 14, fSynAcu1.2, whole genome shotgun sequence window:
- the sod1 gene encoding superoxide dismutase [Cu-Zn], which produces MVQKAVCVLKGAGETSGTVLFEQESDTSPVKLTGEIVGLTPGEHGFHVHTFGDNTNGCISAGPHFNPLKTNHAGPKDAERHVGDLGNVTADANRVAKINITDSVISLTGPNSIIGRTMVIHEKADDLGKGGNDESLKTGNAGGRLACGVIGIAQ; this is translated from the exons ATGGTGCAAAAAGCTGTTTGTGTGCTGAAAGGAGCCGGTGAAACCTCCGGCACGGTGCTTTTCGAACAGGAG AGTGATACCAGCCCAGTGAAACTGACGGGAGAAATCGTAGGCCTCACGCCAGGCGAGCATGGCTTCCACGTCCACACCTTTGGAGACAACACCAATG GGTGTATTAGTGCTGGCCCTCATTTTAATCCACTGAAGACCAATCACGCTGGTCCCAAAGATGCAGAAAG GCATGTCGGCGACTTGGGCAATGTGACTGCGGATGCTAATAGAGTGGCTAAAATCAACATCACAGACAGCGTCATCTCCCTCACCGGCCCCAACTCGATTATTGGCAGAACCATGGTG ATCCACGAGAAGGCAGACGACTTGGGCAAAGGCGGCAATGACGAGAGCCTTAAAACGGGCAATGCTGGCGGACGTCTGGCTTGCGGCGTCATCGGCATCGCCCAGTAA
- the scaf4a gene encoding SR-related and CTD-associated factor 4 isoform X2, producing the protein MDAVNAFNQELFSLMDSKPPISRAKMISITKSAIKAMKLYKHVVQIVEKFIKKCKSEYKVAGLYVVDSIVRQSRHQFGADKDVFGPRFTKNIVATFENLCLCPLEDRSKLVRVLNLWQKNGVFKSNVIQPLLDMAAGASSGGGPCAEDPGSSPLTPTKDHVVNSAAAPLQNQDPFTAVAQLFQSTQNQQLQQMLQNFQQQQQQPVQAEPGPQPPPAPSVAPVFSTTLPHPSQAAQQKAAFDKTLLDRFDYDDEPEAAEDAKDDGPQSSFRQQPPAFQPPMMNMTQDFSQQGPLPPNGQLPAYGLMPGQSFQGMTPQMGQVAPGQPFPGFPGGYPPPHSTQQQQDSTVNAERSSMRDGRHGHTSRSGSRSPKRRRSRSNSRTRRTRHRRSRSRDRRHHSPRSRSQERRERERERERRQKGLPPPKSETLSICSTTLWVGQLDKRTQQQDVANLLEEFGQIESINMIPPRGCAYIVMVHRQDAFRALQKLSRGSFKVNQKAIKIAWALNKGIKADLKQFWDVELGVTYVPWSKVREEQLEELKEGGILDGDTLAPDWITARKALENPQVPTHNGGAESQQPEDAHLMAPHPPTQVPPMLGMSSVPPPGFPANMSMPPPSFPPGMLPPPFMRPGFNPMQMPPGFPPPGPMPLSMPPPPPSKGDDMLSRKHDEVPDAPHFFNNQMGAMCNQAGAPPAGGIQPPTGGLLGARPGMIPLQRPPGPPLRFPPPPVPPQMIPRGSHPPLMRHDAPPPKGAFGMPHSMRPPFPPHGPPPQGPPPQGPPHQGLPPQGPPPQGPPLPPFIRPGAPREDEDSRPFRGERPGYMEAEPDRERGFGGAARRPFGGDRPDTRDRLDGSGWNRDWRDRENGSKEAQEKGKESERPKRRERASRWDRDDRLADLEKMDKLRTFDAVATETAQRIQKTAESAPPAAESSKAAAS; encoded by the exons ATGGACGCCGTCAACGCCTTCAACCAGGAG TTGTTCTCCTTGATGGACTCTAAGCCGCCGATTTCTCGCGCCAAGATGATCTCTATCACCAAGTCGGCCATCAAGGCTATGAAA CTCTACAAGCACGTGGTACAGATTGTGGAGAAGTTCATTAAAAAG TGTAAGTCTGAGTACAAGGTGGCGGGCCTGTATGTGGTGGACTCCATCGTCCGCCAGTCACGGCACCAGTTTGGCGCAGACAAGGATGTTTTTGGACCCCGCTTCACCAAAAACATTGTGGCCACCTTCGAGAACCTCTGCCTTTGCCCCCTGGAGGACAGA AGTAAGCTGGTACGTGTACTGAACCTATGGCAGAAGAACGGCGTGTTCAAGAGCAACGTTATTCAACCCCTCCTGGACATGGCCGCCGGCGCCAGTAGCGGCGGCGGGCCTTGCGCCGAAGATCCGG GTTCCTCCCCTTTGACCCCGACCAAAGACCACGTGGTGAACTCTGCCGCGGCGCCGCTGCAAAATCAGGACCCCTTCACCGCTGTGGCGCAGCTCTTCCAGTCCACGCAGAATCAACAG CTGCAGCAGATGCTTCAGAacttccagcagcagcagcagcagcccgtCCAAGCGGAACCCGGCCCCCAGCCTCCACCCGCCCCGAGTGTCGCCCCGGTTTTCAGCACCACTCTGCCGCATCCTAGCCAGGCCGCCCAGCAGAAAGCGGCGTTCGACAAG ACGTTGTTGGATCGTTTTGACTACGACGACGAGCCGGAAGCCGCAGAGGACGCCAAGGATGACGGCCCGCAGTCCTCCTT CAGGCAGCAGCCTCCAGCCTTCCAGCCGCCCATGATGAACATGACTCAGGACTTCTCGCAGCAG GGTCCTCTCCCCCCTAATGGCCAGCTCCCGGCTTACGGTCTAATGCCAGGACAAAGCTTCCAGGGAATGACACCTCAGATGGGCCAAGTTGCTCCGGGTCAGCCCTTCCCTGGCTTCCCTGGAGGTTATCCCCCTCCTCACTCGACCCAGCAACAGCAG GATTCGACAGTCAATGCCGAGCGTTCCTCCATGAGGGACGGCAGACATGGTCACACGTCACGTTCAGGCTCCAG gtcCCCGAAGAGAAGGCGATCGCGGTCCAATTCCCGCACACGCCGCACCCGTCACCGGCGCTCGCGCTCCCGTGACCGACGCCACCATTCCCCGCGCTCACGCTCGCAGGAGCGCCGGGAAAGGGAACGGGAGCGAGAGCGGCGACAAAAAGGTCTCCCGCCGCCCAAGAGCGAGACGCTGAGCA TCTGCAGTACGACTTTATGGGTGGGCCAGCTGGACAAGAGGACTCAGCAGCAGGATGTGGCCAACCTGCTGGAGGAGTTCGGACAGATCGAGTCCATAAAC ATGATCCCTCCGCGGGGCTGCGCCTACATCGTCATGGTCCACAGGCAGGATGCCTTCAGAGCTCTGCAGAAGCTCAGTCGAGGCTCCTTCAAAGTCAACCAAAAAGCAATCAAG ATTGCGTGGGCTCTGAACAAAGGCATCAAGGCTGATTTGAAGCAGTTCTGGGACGTGGAGCTGGGCGTCACCTACGTGCCTTGGTCCAAAGTCAGGGAGGAGCAGCTTGAGGAGCTCAAGGAAGGAGGAATCCTGGATGGGGACACGTTAGCGCCAG ACTGGATTACTGCCAGGAAAGCTCTGGAGAACCCACAGGTGCCCACCCACAATGGTGGTGCTGAGTCGCAGCAGCCCGAGGACGCCCACTTGATGGCTCCTCATCCTCCTACACAG gtTCCCCCGATGCTCGGCATGAGCTCGGTGCCGCCGCCGGGCTTTCCCGCCAACATGAGCATGCCGCCGCCTTCCTTCCCGCCTGGCATGCTCCCGCCACCGTTCATGAGACCAGGCTTCAACCCCATGCAGATGCCTCCAGGTTTCCCCCCACCGGGTCCCATGCCTCTCTccatgccgccgccgccaccctcCAAAGGGGATGACATGCTCAGCAGAAAACATGACGAGGTCCCGGACGCTCCCCATTTCTTCAACAACCAGATGGGAGCCATGT GTAACCAGGCAGGCGCACCCCCAGCTGGCGGCATCCAGCCCCCGACAGGCGGTCTGCTGGGGGCCCGGCCCGGTATGATCCCGCTTCAACGCCCACCGGGCCCTCCTCTGCGCTTCCCGCCACCGCCCGTCCCACCTCAAATGATTCCCAGGGGGTCCCACCCGCCCCTCATGCGCCACGATGCCCCTCCGCCTAAAGGAGCCTTCGGGATGCCCCACAGCATGAGACCACCCTTCCCGCCTCACGGTCCGCCCCCTCAAGGTCCGCCCCCTCAAGGTCCCCCACATCAAGGTCTGCCTCCTCAGGGTCCACCCCCTCAAGGTCCCCCTTTGCCCCCGTTCATCAGACCCGGAGCCCCGCGTGAGGACGAGGACAGCCGCCCTTTTCGGGGCGAGCGCCCGGGCTATATGGAGGCGGAGCCAGACAGGGAGCGAGGGTTTGGCGGCGCGGCAAGGCGCCCGTTTGGCGGAGACCGCCCGGACACGAGGGACAGACTGGATGGTAGTGGATGGAATAGAGACTGGCGAGATCGGGAGAACGGCAGCAAGGAGGCCCAggaaaaaggcaaagaaaGCGAGCGGCCCAAGCGGCGTGAGAGGGCCAGCCGGTGGGACCGCGACGACCGCTTGGCCGACCTGGAGAAAATGGACAAGCTCCGGACCTTTGACGCAGTTGCCACGGAAACAGCCCAACGAATCCAAAAGACTGCTGAGTCGGCGCCTCCTGCTGCCGAGTCGTCAAAGGCGGCGGCGTCCTAG
- the scaf4a gene encoding SR-related and CTD-associated factor 4 isoform X1, translated as MDAVNAFNQELFSLMDSKPPISRAKMISITKSAIKAMKLYKHVVQIVEKFIKKCKSEYKVAGLYVVDSIVRQSRHQFGADKDVFGPRFTKNIVATFENLCLCPLEDRSKLVRVLNLWQKNGVFKSNVIQPLLDMAAGASSGGGPCAEDPGSSPLTPTKDHVVNSAAAPLQNQDPFTAVAQLFQSTQNQQLQQMLQNFQQQQQQPVQAEPGPQPPPAPSVAPVFSTTLPHPSQAAQQKAAFDKTLLDRFDYDDEPEAAEDAKDDGPQSSFRQQPPAFQPPMMNMTQDFSQQGPLPPNGQLPAYGLMPGQSFQGMTPQMGQVAPGQPFPGFPGGYPPPHSTQQQQDSTVNAERSSMRDGRHGHTSRSGSRSPKRRRSRSNSRTRRTRHRRSRSRDRRHHSPRSRSQERRERERERERRQKGLPPPKSETLSICSTTLWVGQLDKRTQQQDVANLLEEFGQIESINMIPPRGCAYIVMVHRQDAFRALQKLSRGSFKVNQKAIKIAWALNKGIKADLKQFWDVELGVTYVPWSKVREEQLEELKEGGILDGDTLAPDWITARKALENPQVPTHNGGAESQQPEDAHLMAPHPPTQVPPMLGMSSVPPPGFPANMSMPPPSFPPGMLPPPFMRPGFNPMQMPPGFPPPGPMPLSMPPPPPSKGDDMLSRKHDEVPDAPHFFNNQMGAMSGNQAGAPPAGGIQPPTGGLLGARPGMIPLQRPPGPPLRFPPPPVPPQMIPRGSHPPLMRHDAPPPKGAFGMPHSMRPPFPPHGPPPQGPPPQGPPHQGLPPQGPPPQGPPLPPFIRPGAPREDEDSRPFRGERPGYMEAEPDRERGFGGAARRPFGGDRPDTRDRLDGSGWNRDWRDRENGSKEAQEKGKESERPKRRERASRWDRDDRLADLEKMDKLRTFDAVATETAQRIQKTAESAPPAAESSKAAAS; from the exons ATGGACGCCGTCAACGCCTTCAACCAGGAG TTGTTCTCCTTGATGGACTCTAAGCCGCCGATTTCTCGCGCCAAGATGATCTCTATCACCAAGTCGGCCATCAAGGCTATGAAA CTCTACAAGCACGTGGTACAGATTGTGGAGAAGTTCATTAAAAAG TGTAAGTCTGAGTACAAGGTGGCGGGCCTGTATGTGGTGGACTCCATCGTCCGCCAGTCACGGCACCAGTTTGGCGCAGACAAGGATGTTTTTGGACCCCGCTTCACCAAAAACATTGTGGCCACCTTCGAGAACCTCTGCCTTTGCCCCCTGGAGGACAGA AGTAAGCTGGTACGTGTACTGAACCTATGGCAGAAGAACGGCGTGTTCAAGAGCAACGTTATTCAACCCCTCCTGGACATGGCCGCCGGCGCCAGTAGCGGCGGCGGGCCTTGCGCCGAAGATCCGG GTTCCTCCCCTTTGACCCCGACCAAAGACCACGTGGTGAACTCTGCCGCGGCGCCGCTGCAAAATCAGGACCCCTTCACCGCTGTGGCGCAGCTCTTCCAGTCCACGCAGAATCAACAG CTGCAGCAGATGCTTCAGAacttccagcagcagcagcagcagcccgtCCAAGCGGAACCCGGCCCCCAGCCTCCACCCGCCCCGAGTGTCGCCCCGGTTTTCAGCACCACTCTGCCGCATCCTAGCCAGGCCGCCCAGCAGAAAGCGGCGTTCGACAAG ACGTTGTTGGATCGTTTTGACTACGACGACGAGCCGGAAGCCGCAGAGGACGCCAAGGATGACGGCCCGCAGTCCTCCTT CAGGCAGCAGCCTCCAGCCTTCCAGCCGCCCATGATGAACATGACTCAGGACTTCTCGCAGCAG GGTCCTCTCCCCCCTAATGGCCAGCTCCCGGCTTACGGTCTAATGCCAGGACAAAGCTTCCAGGGAATGACACCTCAGATGGGCCAAGTTGCTCCGGGTCAGCCCTTCCCTGGCTTCCCTGGAGGTTATCCCCCTCCTCACTCGACCCAGCAACAGCAG GATTCGACAGTCAATGCCGAGCGTTCCTCCATGAGGGACGGCAGACATGGTCACACGTCACGTTCAGGCTCCAG gtcCCCGAAGAGAAGGCGATCGCGGTCCAATTCCCGCACACGCCGCACCCGTCACCGGCGCTCGCGCTCCCGTGACCGACGCCACCATTCCCCGCGCTCACGCTCGCAGGAGCGCCGGGAAAGGGAACGGGAGCGAGAGCGGCGACAAAAAGGTCTCCCGCCGCCCAAGAGCGAGACGCTGAGCA TCTGCAGTACGACTTTATGGGTGGGCCAGCTGGACAAGAGGACTCAGCAGCAGGATGTGGCCAACCTGCTGGAGGAGTTCGGACAGATCGAGTCCATAAAC ATGATCCCTCCGCGGGGCTGCGCCTACATCGTCATGGTCCACAGGCAGGATGCCTTCAGAGCTCTGCAGAAGCTCAGTCGAGGCTCCTTCAAAGTCAACCAAAAAGCAATCAAG ATTGCGTGGGCTCTGAACAAAGGCATCAAGGCTGATTTGAAGCAGTTCTGGGACGTGGAGCTGGGCGTCACCTACGTGCCTTGGTCCAAAGTCAGGGAGGAGCAGCTTGAGGAGCTCAAGGAAGGAGGAATCCTGGATGGGGACACGTTAGCGCCAG ACTGGATTACTGCCAGGAAAGCTCTGGAGAACCCACAGGTGCCCACCCACAATGGTGGTGCTGAGTCGCAGCAGCCCGAGGACGCCCACTTGATGGCTCCTCATCCTCCTACACAG gtTCCCCCGATGCTCGGCATGAGCTCGGTGCCGCCGCCGGGCTTTCCCGCCAACATGAGCATGCCGCCGCCTTCCTTCCCGCCTGGCATGCTCCCGCCACCGTTCATGAGACCAGGCTTCAACCCCATGCAGATGCCTCCAGGTTTCCCCCCACCGGGTCCCATGCCTCTCTccatgccgccgccgccaccctcCAAAGGGGATGACATGCTCAGCAGAAAACATGACGAGGTCCCGGACGCTCCCCATTTCTTCAACAACCAGATGGGAGCCATGT CAGGTAACCAGGCAGGCGCACCCCCAGCTGGCGGCATCCAGCCCCCGACAGGCGGTCTGCTGGGGGCCCGGCCCGGTATGATCCCGCTTCAACGCCCACCGGGCCCTCCTCTGCGCTTCCCGCCACCGCCCGTCCCACCTCAAATGATTCCCAGGGGGTCCCACCCGCCCCTCATGCGCCACGATGCCCCTCCGCCTAAAGGAGCCTTCGGGATGCCCCACAGCATGAGACCACCCTTCCCGCCTCACGGTCCGCCCCCTCAAGGTCCGCCCCCTCAAGGTCCCCCACATCAAGGTCTGCCTCCTCAGGGTCCACCCCCTCAAGGTCCCCCTTTGCCCCCGTTCATCAGACCCGGAGCCCCGCGTGAGGACGAGGACAGCCGCCCTTTTCGGGGCGAGCGCCCGGGCTATATGGAGGCGGAGCCAGACAGGGAGCGAGGGTTTGGCGGCGCGGCAAGGCGCCCGTTTGGCGGAGACCGCCCGGACACGAGGGACAGACTGGATGGTAGTGGATGGAATAGAGACTGGCGAGATCGGGAGAACGGCAGCAAGGAGGCCCAggaaaaaggcaaagaaaGCGAGCGGCCCAAGCGGCGTGAGAGGGCCAGCCGGTGGGACCGCGACGACCGCTTGGCCGACCTGGAGAAAATGGACAAGCTCCGGACCTTTGACGCAGTTGCCACGGAAACAGCCCAACGAATCCAAAAGACTGCTGAGTCGGCGCCTCCTGCTGCCGAGTCGTCAAAGGCGGCGGCGTCCTAG
- the LOC119133747 gene encoding solute carrier family 22 member 4-like yields MKSYPESVAFLGQFGRFQQVVFFLLCVSIVPNGFGAFTLVFLVDTPAHHCRVPDVNLTENWRNAVIPLRVVNGKEVRNSCSRYRLDVVRNLSDQGYSPERDVNLTTLEEETCRDGWIYSKDVYQSTIVTEFDLVCNDQWKKPFTTTIFFVGILCGSFFAGQLSDKLGRKPILFATLALQTIFSFIQVFSVSWSMFTVLLVINGLGQMSNYMSALVLGAEILTGNVRLLYSSLGTCFGFAVGYMILPVCAYFLRDWKSLLLALSLPCLVFFPFWWFIPESPRWLLCQGRVEEAEAIMRKAAKMNKVQAPEVIFEDYLIVSKPTEPKPKEPHSILDLVGNLEIGFMTMILCYVAFTMSAGYYGISFNTTQFHANAYVSCFISGAVELPAYVSSWLALRYVSRRMSVIGSLALAAVPLYFIQLVPEGYSGLSLTLEMLGKYAITTGFGLMFAYTTELYPTALRNTAAGLCNTVARLGSCIMPYLLELRSYSPFLPYIILGSLAVLAAFATILLPESFGKPLPESIQHMHKRNNIKCPCLPKAETPVAVVLMENTKS; encoded by the exons ATGAAGAGCTACCCGGAGAGCGTCGCCTTCTTGGGGCAGTTCGGACGCTTCCAGCAGGTCgttttcttcctcctgtgcgTCAGCATCGTGCCAAACGGCTTCGGTGCCTTTACGCTCGTCTTCCTGGTCGACACACCAGCTCACCACTGCCGAGTGCCCGATGTCAATCTGACGGAGAACTGGCGCAATGCCGTCATCCCGTTGCGG GTTGTAAACGGCAAAGAGGTGCGGAACAGCTGCAGCAGGTACCGCCTCGACGTGGTCCGGAACCTCTCAGACCAGGGCTACAGTCCTGAAAGGGATGTCAACCTCACAACCCTGGAGGAGGAGACGTGCAGGGACGGCTGGATCTACAGCAAGGATGTCTACCAGTCCACTATCGTCACTGAG TTTGACCTGGTGTGCAACGACCAATGGAAGAAGCCGTTCACCACCACGATCTTCTTTGTGGGCATCCTGTGCGGCTCCTTCTTTGCGGGGCAACTCTCAGACAA ATTAGGAAGGAAGCCCATCCTTTTTGCCACTTTGGCTCTTCAGACCATCTTCAGCTTCATTCAGGTCTTCTCCGTGTCCTGGTCTATGTTCACTGTCCTGCTTGTCATCAACGGCCTGGGACAAATGTCCAACTACATGTCGGCGTTAGTTCTGG GCGCAGAGATCCTGACGGGCAACGTGCGTCTGCTGTACTCGTCGCTGGGAACCTGTTTCGGTTTTGCTGTCGGCTACATGATCCTGCCCGTATGCGCTTACTTCTTGAGGGATTGGAAATCTCTCTTGCTGGCCTTGTCTCTGCCCTGCCTGGTCTTTTTCCCCTTCTGGTG GTTCATCCCGGAGTCTCCTCGCTGGCTCCTGTGCCAGGGACGAGTGGAAGAAGCCGAGGCCATCATGAGGAAGGCGGCGAAGATGAACAAAGTGCAAGCACCCGAAGTCATCTTTGAAGACTACTTAATT GTGAGCAAGCCCACAGAGCCGAAGCCCAAAGAACCGCACAGTATTCTAGACCTGGTGGGCAATCTGGAAATCGGATTCATGACGATGATTCTCTGCTATGTGGC GTTCACCATGTCGGCGGGCTACTACGGCATCTCCTTCAACACGACACAGTTCCACGCCAACGCATACGTCAGCTGCTTCATCTCAGGGGCCGTGGAGCTGCCGGCTTACGTGTCCAGCTGGCTGGCTCTGCGCTACGTGTCGCGCCGGATGTCCGTCATCGGCTCCCTGGCGCTGGCCGCCGTGCCGCTCTACTTCATCCAGTTAGTGCCTGAAG GTTACTCTGGTCTGTCGCTCACTCTGGAAATGCTGGGAAAATATGCCATCACTACCGGTTTCGGCCTGATGTTTGCTTATACCACCGAGCTGTACCCGACGGCGCTGCGAAACACCGCGGCCGGCCTCTGCAATACGGTAGCTCGGCTGGGAAGCTGCATCATGCCATACCTACTGGAGCTCA gGTCCTACTCACCATTCCTACCTTACATCATACTCGGCAGTCTGGCCGTTTTGGCTGCCTTTGCCACCATCCTCCTGCCAGAGAGTTTCGGAAAACCTCTGCCTGAATCCATCCAACATATGCACAAGAGAAACAA CATCAAGTGCCCGTGCTTGCCAAAAGCTGAGACCCCTGTGGCGGTGGTTCTTATGGAAAACACCAAATcctaa